A stretch of the Sulfuritortus calidifontis genome encodes the following:
- a CDS encoding sulfite exporter TauE/SafE family protein — MPELSLFAAFLVGFSGGVHCVGMCGGIVTALSLQAGRRQPVALQLAYNLGRIASYTTAGALVGLIGSVAFLSDTLYPVQQALYLLAQVMLILLGLYLAGLNQAVLVLERWGGRLWTRLQPLFGRLLPVQSLPQALAAGALWGWLPCGLVYSVLVAALASGSAVDGAALMLAFGLGTLPNLLAMGWLAGRLKRLAQDRRVKLAAGMVVAGFGFWGLAMWFGIGR; from the coding sequence ATGCCTGAACTCAGCCTGTTCGCCGCCTTCCTGGTCGGCTTCTCCGGCGGGGTGCATTGCGTGGGCATGTGCGGCGGCATCGTCACCGCCCTGTCGCTGCAAGCCGGCCGGCGTCAGCCCGTCGCGCTGCAACTGGCCTACAACCTTGGCCGCATCGCCAGCTACACCACGGCCGGCGCCCTGGTCGGCCTGATCGGCAGCGTCGCCTTCCTGTCCGACACCCTCTATCCCGTGCAGCAGGCGCTCTACCTGCTGGCCCAGGTGATGCTCATCCTGCTCGGCCTTTATCTCGCCGGGCTCAACCAGGCCGTGCTGGTGCTGGAGCGCTGGGGCGGCCGGCTGTGGACCCGGTTGCAGCCCCTGTTCGGCCGCCTGCTGCCGGTGCAGAGCCTGCCCCAGGCCCTGGCCGCCGGCGCGCTCTGGGGCTGGCTGCCCTGCGGCCTGGTCTATTCGGTGCTGGTGGCGGCCCTGGCCAGCGGCAGCGCAGTCGACGGCGCCGCGCTGATGCTCGCCTTCGGCCTCGGCACCCTGCCCAACCTGCTGGCCATGGGCTGGCTGGCCGGGCGGCTCAAGCGCCTGGCCCAGGACCGGCGGGTGAAGCTCGCCGCCGGCATGGTGGTCGCCGGCTTCGGTTTCTGGGGCCTGGCCATGTGGTTTGGCATCGGCCGGTAA
- a CDS encoding BPSS1780 family membrane protein — protein MTALTITRPPGTAGLAWLIQGWRLFTAGVIPWMGMAAMGLLAMMLIGSLPVAGTSVVELLSPFLVAGFMVAARAARAGQPFSFYLYVNGFRDAPQPLAVIGAVYLLASLLAQWTMQTMGGEGFQLMAELAQTRPDKIDPAQAELILHQALPAMAVGLLILTPALLATAFAPALVLFDGFPPGRALYWSLWACLTNWRPMLIYGLWLTLAAVVAMLIPFGLGLLVFVPVALGSSYIAYTELFVQAPPPAEAGAPAEGDA, from the coding sequence GTGACGGCACTGACCATCACCCGGCCGCCGGGCACCGCCGGCCTCGCCTGGCTGATCCAGGGCTGGCGCCTGTTCACCGCCGGGGTCATCCCCTGGATGGGCATGGCGGCCATGGGCCTGCTGGCGATGATGCTGATCGGCAGCCTCCCCGTGGCCGGCACCAGCGTGGTCGAGCTGCTGTCGCCTTTCCTGGTCGCCGGCTTCATGGTGGCCGCCCGTGCCGCCCGCGCCGGGCAGCCGTTCAGCTTCTACCTGTATGTCAACGGCTTTCGCGACGCCCCGCAGCCGCTGGCGGTGATCGGTGCCGTCTATCTGCTCGCCAGCCTGCTCGCCCAGTGGACGATGCAGACCATGGGCGGCGAGGGCTTCCAGCTCATGGCCGAGCTGGCGCAGACCCGGCCGGACAAGATCGACCCGGCCCAGGCCGAGCTGATCCTGCACCAGGCCCTGCCGGCCATGGCCGTCGGCCTGCTCATCCTCACCCCGGCCCTGCTGGCCACCGCCTTCGCCCCGGCCCTGGTGCTGTTCGACGGCTTTCCGCCCGGCCGCGCCCTGTACTGGAGCCTGTGGGCCTGCCTGACCAACTGGCGGCCCATGCTGATCTACGGCCTCTGGCTCACCCTGGCCGCCGTGGTCGCCATGCTCATCCCCTTCGGCCTGGGGCTCCTGGTCTTCGTGCCGGTCGCGCTGGGCTCCAGCTACATCGCCTACACCGAGCTGTTCGTGCAGGCCCCGCCGCCGGCCGAAGCCGGGGCCCCGGCCGAGGGCGATGCCTGA
- a CDS encoding homoserine kinase — MSVFTTLEFAEVDAWLKGYTIGHLTRLEGIASGIENTNYFVTTSHGEYVLTVFEKLTANELPWYLELMAHLAGRGIPCPNPVGRLDDGYLGELKGKPASLVTRLRGRSITQPTTTACAEVGELLADMHQAGKSYTKPMANPRGAAWFAGTAERVRPMLSADNAALLVEELGFAQAAFKLTDLPGGVVHVDLFRDNVLFEGERLSGVIDFYFACQDRWLYDLAITVNDWCVTEAGELDPARAQALVAAYHKVRPLTAAERAAWVAMLRAGALRFWLSRLYDLHFPRPGELTHAKDPTHFERIVRHHRAQPELLQGLLP; from the coding sequence GTGTCCGTATTCACCACTCTCGAATTCGCCGAAGTCGACGCCTGGCTCAAGGGCTACACCATCGGCCACCTGACGAGGCTGGAAGGCATCGCCTCCGGCATCGAGAACACCAATTACTTCGTCACCACCAGCCACGGCGAGTACGTGCTCACCGTGTTCGAAAAGCTCACCGCCAACGAGCTGCCCTGGTATCTGGAGCTGATGGCCCACCTGGCCGGGCGCGGCATTCCCTGCCCCAACCCGGTGGGTCGGCTGGACGACGGCTACCTCGGCGAGCTCAAGGGCAAGCCGGCCAGCCTGGTCACCCGGCTGCGCGGCCGCTCCATCACCCAGCCCACGACCACGGCCTGCGCCGAGGTTGGCGAACTGCTGGCCGACATGCACCAGGCCGGCAAGAGCTACACCAAGCCCATGGCCAACCCGCGCGGCGCCGCCTGGTTCGCCGGCACCGCCGAGCGGGTGCGGCCCATGCTGTCGGCCGACAACGCAGCCCTGCTCGTCGAGGAACTCGGCTTCGCCCAGGCCGCCTTCAAGCTCACCGACCTGCCGGGCGGCGTGGTCCACGTCGACCTGTTCCGCGACAACGTGCTGTTCGAGGGCGAGCGGCTGTCCGGCGTCATCGACTTCTACTTCGCCTGCCAGGACCGCTGGCTCTACGACCTGGCCATCACCGTCAACGACTGGTGCGTGACTGAGGCCGGCGAACTCGACCCCGCCCGGGCGCAGGCCCTGGTCGCCGCCTACCACAAGGTGCGGCCGCTCACCGCCGCCGAGCGCGCGGCCTGGGTGGCCATGCTGCGGGCGGGCGCCCTGCGCTTCTGGCTGTCGCGCCTGTACGACCTGCACTTCCCGCGGCCAGGCGAGCTGACCCACGCCAAGGACCCCACCCACTTCGAGCGCATCGTGCGTCATCACCGGGCCCAGCCCGAGCTGCTGCAGGGCCTGCTGCCGTGA
- a CDS encoding DUF2782 domain-containing protein: MRLTQLFALTALAAAPAFAAEPPKLSPVPDIPPPPGMVDTAPAPDITITQRGEDKVEEYRIKGQLYMIKVTPSHGKPYYLVDPKGNGQMVRYDDLAPNLMVPMWMLFEF; the protein is encoded by the coding sequence ATGCGCCTGACCCAGCTGTTCGCCCTGACCGCCCTTGCCGCCGCCCCGGCATTCGCCGCCGAGCCGCCCAAGCTGTCCCCGGTGCCCGACATTCCGCCGCCGCCCGGCATGGTCGACACCGCGCCCGCGCCCGACATCACCATCACCCAGCGGGGTGAGGACAAGGTGGAGGAATACCGGATCAAGGGTCAGCTCTACATGATCAAGGTGACCCCGTCGCACGGCAAACCCTATTACCTCGTGGACCCCAAGGGCAACGGCCAGATGGTGCGTTACGACGACCTCGCGCCCAACCTCATGGTGCCCATGTGGATGTTGTTCGAATTCTGA
- a CDS encoding TIGR00730 family Rossman fold protein, which translates to MSDKIPSIIDPGHSHETVSSARESWRMFEIMAEFVEATERLAHIRPAVTIFGSARVKPDTAYYILTETIARKLSDAGFAVISGGGPGVMEAANKGAYFGKGPSVGLNIQLPHEQHANPYQDISQTFRHFFARKVMFVKSSSAYVIMPGGYGTMDELMEVLTLVQTGKIRRIPIILVGKAFWQGLMVWIRDTLALEGMIDPSDLDLIQLIDEPDQVVDAIFHHYETRQFIPAAKDQEILLNL; encoded by the coding sequence ATGAGCGATAAGATTCCCAGCATCATCGATCCCGGCCACAGCCACGAGACCGTTTCCTCCGCGCGGGAATCCTGGCGGATGTTCGAGATTATGGCAGAGTTCGTCGAGGCGACCGAACGCCTGGCCCACATCCGGCCGGCCGTCACCATCTTCGGCAGCGCCCGGGTCAAGCCGGATACCGCCTATTACATCCTGACCGAGACCATCGCCCGCAAGTTGTCCGACGCCGGCTTCGCCGTGATCTCCGGCGGCGGTCCCGGCGTGATGGAGGCGGCCAACAAGGGCGCCTATTTCGGCAAGGGACCCAGCGTCGGCCTCAACATCCAGCTGCCGCACGAGCAGCATGCCAACCCCTACCAGGACATCAGCCAGACCTTTCGCCACTTCTTCGCGCGCAAGGTGATGTTCGTCAAATCGTCTTCCGCCTACGTCATCATGCCCGGCGGCTACGGCACCATGGACGAGCTAATGGAAGTGCTCACCCTGGTGCAGACCGGCAAGATCCGCAGGATTCCGATCATCCTGGTCGGCAAGGCCTTCTGGCAGGGGCTGATGGTCTGGATCAGGGACACCCTGGCGCTGGAAGGCATGATCGACCCGTCCGACCTCGACCTGATCCAGCTGATCGACGAGCCGGATCAGGTGGTGGACGCCATCTTCCATCATTACGAGACCCGCCAGTTCATCCCGGCGGCCAAGGATCAGGAGATCCTGCTCAACCTGTGA
- the polA gene encoding DNA polymerase I, protein MSKTLLLVDGSSYLYRAFHALPDLRTRDGFPTGALKGVISMLKRLRKDFKADFSACVFDAKGKTFRDALYPEYKAHRPPMPPDLARQIEPLFDAVRALGWPLLMIEGVEADDVIGTLVRQAEREGIESIVSTGDKDLAQLVTPHVRLINTMSNEVLDVAGVNAKFGVPPERIVDYLTLIGDAVDNVPGVDKVGPKTAAKWIAEYGSLDELMARAHEVKGAAGENLRRALDWLPTGRALITVKTDVEQLPDMHGLHWQAEDRDKLAQLYRRYEFRSWLEELAGAADKTDVRDTPAAPAQAVRYETVLTEADFDRWLEKLEAAELICLDTETTSLDPMQARLVGLSFAVDAFEACYLPLDHRYAGAPRQLPMPDVLARLKPLLEDTARPKLGQNLKYDWHVLMNHGIRLAGIEHDTLLQSYVLEAHERHDMDTLAERHLHLRTLKYEEVCGKGASQIGFDEVDLDSATRYAAEDADITLRLHLAMQPRIAREPGLERVYREIEMPLLPVLARMERTGVKLDTDLLRQHSTWLAQQMQALEAKAYEAAGQPFNLNSPKQLGEILFERLKLPVLKKTPKGAPSTDEEVLEKLALDYPLPKLILDYRSLAKLKSTYTDKLPLMVDPATGRVHTNYAQAVAVTGRLSSSDPNLQNIPVRTAEGRKIREAFIPEAGFVIVSADYSQIELRIMAHLSGDASLLAAFREERDIHAATAAEVQGIPLEQVTPEQRRMAKAVNFGLIYGMSAFGLAAQLGIERAAAQLYIDRYFARYPGVADYMARTREQAKELGYVETLFGRRLYLPEIASGNPARRQGAERAAINAPMQGTAADLIKLAMLAVQGWLDAERLQTRLILQVHDELVLEVAEAELARVQERLPALMCGVAELKVPLKVELGVGPNWEAAH, encoded by the coding sequence TTGTCTAAAACGCTGTTGCTGGTGGACGGCTCGTCCTATCTTTATCGCGCCTTCCATGCCCTGCCCGACCTGCGCACGCGCGATGGCTTCCCCACCGGCGCGCTGAAGGGCGTGATCAGCATGTTGAAGCGCCTGCGCAAAGACTTCAAGGCCGATTTTAGCGCCTGCGTCTTCGACGCCAAGGGCAAGACCTTCCGCGACGCCCTCTACCCCGAGTACAAGGCCCACCGCCCGCCCATGCCGCCGGACCTGGCCCGGCAGATCGAGCCGCTGTTTGATGCGGTGCGCGCCCTGGGCTGGCCGCTGCTGATGATCGAAGGGGTCGAGGCCGACGACGTGATCGGCACCCTGGTCCGCCAAGCCGAGCGCGAGGGCATCGAGAGCATCGTCTCCACCGGCGACAAGGACCTGGCCCAGCTGGTCACCCCGCACGTGCGACTGATCAATACGATGAGCAACGAGGTGCTCGACGTGGCCGGGGTCAACGCCAAGTTCGGCGTGCCGCCCGAGCGCATCGTCGACTACCTCACCCTGATCGGCGATGCCGTGGACAACGTGCCCGGCGTCGACAAGGTCGGCCCCAAGACCGCGGCCAAGTGGATCGCCGAATACGGCAGCCTCGACGAATTGATGGCCCGCGCCCACGAGGTGAAGGGGGCGGCCGGCGAGAACCTGCGCCGCGCCCTGGACTGGCTGCCCACCGGCCGCGCGCTGATCACGGTGAAGACCGACGTCGAGCAGCTGCCCGACATGCACGGCCTGCACTGGCAGGCGGAGGACCGCGACAAGCTGGCGCAGCTCTATCGGCGCTACGAATTCAGGAGCTGGCTCGAGGAACTGGCCGGCGCGGCCGACAAGACCGATGTGCGCGACACGCCTGCAGCGCCGGCGCAAGCCGTGCGTTACGAAACGGTGTTGACCGAGGCCGACTTCGACCGCTGGCTGGAAAAACTCGAGGCGGCCGAGCTGATCTGCCTGGACACCGAGACCACCAGCCTCGACCCGATGCAGGCCCGGCTGGTCGGCCTGTCCTTCGCGGTCGATGCCTTCGAGGCCTGTTACCTGCCGCTTGATCACCGTTATGCCGGCGCACCGCGGCAATTGCCGATGCCGGACGTGCTGGCCCGGCTCAAGCCCCTGCTGGAAGACACCGCCAGGCCCAAGCTCGGCCAGAACCTGAAGTACGACTGGCATGTGCTGATGAACCACGGCATCCGGCTTGCCGGCATCGAGCACGACACCCTGCTGCAGTCCTATGTGCTGGAGGCGCACGAGCGGCACGACATGGACACCCTGGCCGAGCGCCACCTGCACCTGCGCACCCTCAAGTACGAGGAGGTCTGCGGCAAGGGCGCCAGCCAGATCGGGTTCGATGAGGTCGATCTCGACAGCGCCACCCGCTACGCGGCCGAGGACGCCGACATCACGCTCAGATTGCATTTGGCCATGCAGCCGCGGATCGCGCGCGAGCCGGGCCTGGAGCGGGTCTATCGCGAGATCGAGATGCCGCTGCTGCCCGTGCTCGCGCGCATGGAGCGCACGGGAGTCAAGCTCGACACCGACTTGCTGCGCCAGCACTCGACCTGGCTTGCCCAGCAGATGCAGGCGCTCGAGGCCAAGGCCTACGAGGCGGCGGGCCAGCCGTTCAACCTCAACTCGCCCAAGCAGCTGGGTGAGATCCTGTTCGAGCGGCTCAAGCTGCCGGTGCTGAAAAAGACGCCCAAGGGCGCCCCCTCAACCGACGAAGAGGTGCTGGAGAAGCTGGCCCTCGACTATCCGCTGCCCAAGCTGATCCTGGACTACCGCAGCCTGGCCAAACTCAAATCGACCTACACCGACAAGCTGCCGCTGATGGTCGATCCCGCCACCGGCCGGGTGCACACCAACTACGCGCAGGCGGTGGCGGTGACCGGCCGGCTGTCGAGTTCGGACCCCAACCTGCAGAACATCCCGGTGCGCACGGCCGAGGGCCGCAAGATTCGCGAGGCCTTCATCCCGGAGGCCGGCTTCGTCATCGTCTCGGCCGACTACTCGCAGATCGAACTGCGCATCATGGCCCACCTCTCGGGCGACGCCAGCCTGCTCGCCGCCTTCCGGGAGGAGCGCGACATCCACGCCGCCACCGCGGCCGAGGTGCAGGGCATCCCGCTCGAGCAGGTAACCCCCGAGCAGCGGCGCATGGCCAAGGCGGTGAACTTCGGCCTGATCTACGGCATGTCGGCCTTTGGTCTCGCCGCGCAACTCGGCATCGAGCGCGCTGCCGCCCAGCTCTACATCGACCGCTATTTCGCCCGCTATCCCGGTGTGGCCGACTACATGGCGCGCACCCGCGAACAGGCCAAGGAGCTGGGCTATGTCGAGACCCTGTTCGGCCGCCGGCTCTATCTGCCGGAGATCGCGAGCGGCAACCCGGCCCGGCGCCAGGGGGCGGAGCGCGCCGCGATCAACGCGCCCATGCAGGGCACCGCGGCCGACCTGATCAAGCTGGCCATGCTCGCCGTGCAAGGCTGGCTCGATGCGGAACGGCTGCAGACCCGGCTGATCCTGCAGGTGCACGACGAACTGGTGCTGGAAGTGGCCGAAGCGGAACTGGCACGGGTGCAGGAACGATTGCCGGCGCTGATGTGCGGCGTGGCCGAACTGAAGGTGCCGCTCAAGGTCGAGCTCGGGGTCGGCCCCAACTGGGAGGCGGCACACTAG
- a CDS encoding HD-GYP domain-containing protein, which produces MAESTTTVSTDSSPAPSKLITSIHRYVLPRVALAWLLLSLAVGGSVFWVEIERIDERVANMALAEAHRFPADLLREKKPELIQAHLENLTRQHFTLVEVYDANRAVIAEHVAPEHAVLKDSLHGFAHGFPERESITYQRLRIDGRWVLQVLVPLRDAAGGLAGFLEGVYLIDRETEDAIYADISVTLVFVLLAVLATSIVLYPLVIALNRDVLRQARQILRGNLEMMEVLGSAIAKRDSDTNSHNYRVTLYAVALAEAVHAEREQIRRLIAGAFLHDVGKIGISDNILLKPGKLDDEEFRIMQSHVELGEDIIRHSRFLSAARDVVAGHHENFDGSGYPRGLAGKAIPLVARIFAVVDVFDALTSKRPYKAPMPFEQAMAILRQGAGSHFDPALVEAFDTIAREQHSALQAADEHSLRDRLERVLATYYGI; this is translated from the coding sequence ATGGCTGAATCCACTACGACCGTATCGACCGATTCTTCCCCCGCGCCGTCCAAACTGATCACCTCCATTCATCGCTATGTACTGCCGCGGGTGGCCCTGGCCTGGCTGCTGCTGTCGCTGGCGGTGGGCGGCAGCGTGTTCTGGGTCGAGATCGAGCGCATCGACGAGCGGGTGGCGAACATGGCGCTGGCCGAGGCCCATCGCTTCCCGGCCGATTTGTTGCGCGAGAAGAAACCCGAATTGATCCAGGCCCATCTGGAGAACCTGACCCGCCAGCACTTCACTTTGGTCGAGGTCTACGACGCCAACCGCGCGGTCATCGCCGAGCACGTGGCGCCCGAGCATGCGGTGCTGAAGGACTCGCTGCACGGTTTCGCCCACGGCTTTCCCGAGCGGGAGTCCATCACCTACCAGCGGCTGCGCATCGACGGCCGCTGGGTGCTGCAGGTGCTGGTGCCGCTGCGCGATGCGGCCGGCGGCCTGGCCGGTTTTCTGGAAGGGGTCTACCTGATCGACCGGGAGACCGAGGACGCCATCTACGCCGACATCAGCGTCACCCTGGTCTTCGTCCTGCTGGCGGTGCTGGCCACCAGCATCGTGCTCTATCCCCTGGTCATCGCCCTCAACCGCGATGTCCTGCGCCAGGCCAGGCAGATCCTGCGCGGCAACCTGGAGATGATGGAGGTGCTGGGCAGCGCCATCGCCAAGCGCGATTCCGACACCAACAGCCACAACTACCGGGTCACCCTCTATGCCGTGGCCCTGGCCGAGGCGGTGCATGCCGAGCGCGAGCAGATCCGGCGCCTGATCGCCGGCGCCTTCCTGCACGACGTCGGCAAGATCGGCATCAGCGACAACATCCTGCTCAAGCCGGGCAAGCTCGACGACGAGGAGTTTCGCATCATGCAGAGCCACGTCGAACTGGGCGAGGACATCATCCGCCATTCCCGGTTTCTTTCCGCCGCCCGCGACGTGGTGGCCGGTCATCACGAGAATTTCGATGGCAGCGGCTATCCGCGCGGCCTGGCGGGCAAGGCCATTCCGCTGGTGGCCCGCATCTTCGCCGTGGTCGACGTGTTCGACGCGCTCACTTCCAAGCGGCCGTACAAGGCGCCGATGCCGTTCGAGCAGGCGATGGCGATTTTGCGTCAGGGGGCCGGCAGCCATTTCGACCCGGCGCTGGTCGAGGCCTTCGACACGATCGCCCGCGAGCAGCACAGTGCCTTGCAGGCGGCCGATGAGCATTCGCTGCGCGACCGTCTGGAGCGGGTGCTCGCGACCTATTACGGCATTTGA
- a CDS encoding flagellar brake protein, which translates to MAEALFPYNPQDIKLCGFDDMHLQVGDRLEVQRIPPGLNRRLFTRVIGHAPESLLVRTPLVNNLPADLREGDKVYVRAFSGTRAFGFASSVQRLCIVPFLYLHLEVPKEVQCVEIRRDQRLPVKLLAQVKGAGDWQPVLMLDLAEGGSLVESAHALGEAGSTVELKFSFPLEHLEQEVTLTVAGKLHPAGAGRREDGLTAHRYGIEFNPLTGNDAVLLQNFLFKLLLDNQTKHG; encoded by the coding sequence ATGGCCGAAGCGCTCTTTCCCTACAACCCGCAGGACATCAAGCTGTGCGGCTTCGACGACATGCACCTGCAAGTTGGCGACCGGCTGGAGGTGCAGCGCATCCCGCCCGGTCTCAACCGCCGCTTGTTCACCCGGGTCATCGGCCATGCCCCGGAGAGCCTGCTCGTCCGCACGCCGTTGGTGAACAACCTGCCAGCCGATCTGCGCGAGGGCGACAAGGTTTATGTCCGGGCCTTCTCGGGTACCCGCGCCTTCGGCTTTGCCAGCAGCGTCCAGCGCCTGTGCATCGTCCCCTTCCTCTATCTGCACCTGGAAGTGCCGAAGGAGGTGCAATGCGTCGAGATTCGCCGCGATCAGCGCCTGCCGGTCAAACTGCTGGCCCAGGTCAAGGGCGCTGGCGACTGGCAGCCGGTGCTGATGCTGGATCTGGCCGAGGGCGGCAGCCTGGTCGAGAGCGCCCATGCCCTGGGCGAGGCCGGCAGTACGGTCGAGTTGAAGTTCAGTTTCCCGCTGGAGCACCTGGAGCAGGAGGTCACGCTCACGGTCGCCGGCAAGCTGCACCCGGCCGGCGCCGGCCGGCGCGAGGACGGCCTGACGGCTCATCGCTACGGCATCGAATTCAATCCGCTCACCGGCAACGATGCCGTGTTGCTGCAAAACTTCCTGTTCAAGTTGCTGCTCGATAACCAGACCAAACATGGCTGA
- a CDS encoding PilZ domain-containing protein produces MTTNSQDKRHFHRVAYDARVTLTAGGSLWAGTVQDISLKGCLVKLGRYWPVEAERSYHLSIHLSPVLNIEMDAVLAHQEGELVGFRCTRIDLDSITELRRLVELNLGDASLLDRDLHALIHA; encoded by the coding sequence ATGACCACAAACAGCCAAGACAAGCGCCATTTCCACCGCGTCGCCTACGATGCCCGGGTCACGCTGACCGCCGGCGGCAGCCTCTGGGCCGGCACCGTGCAGGACATCTCGCTCAAGGGCTGCCTGGTCAAGCTGGGCCGCTACTGGCCGGTCGAGGCCGAGCGTAGCTACCACCTCAGCATCCACCTCTCGCCCGTGCTCAACATCGAAATGGACGCGGTGCTCGCCCACCAGGAAGGCGAGCTGGTCGGTTTCCGCTGCACGCGGATCGATTTGGACAGCATCACCGAGTTGCGCCGTCTGGTCGAACTCAACCTGGGCGATGCCAGCCTGCTCGACCGCGACCTGCACGCCCTGATCCACGCCTGA
- a CDS encoding diacylglycerol kinase, which yields MSPQESPFKGKTGLTRLWNAFFYSLDGFKAAFRHEDAFRQEVLLAAVLVPLAFFVGNGGIERALLIASVLLLLIVELINSAIEATVDRISLENHSLAKRAKDIGSASVLLAIILMVAVWALVIFG from the coding sequence GTGAGCCCCCAGGAGAGCCCGTTCAAGGGCAAGACGGGCCTCACCCGGCTCTGGAACGCCTTCTTCTACTCTCTCGACGGCTTCAAGGCCGCCTTCCGGCACGAGGATGCCTTCCGCCAGGAAGTGCTCCTCGCCGCCGTGCTTGTCCCCCTGGCCTTCTTCGTCGGCAACGGCGGCATCGAGCGCGCCCTGCTGATCGCCAGCGTGCTGCTGCTCTTGATCGTCGAGCTGATCAATTCGGCGATCGAGGCCACGGTCGACCGCATCTCCCTGGAAAACCACAGCCTGGCCAAGCGGGCCAAGGACATCGGCAGCGCCTCGGTGCTGCTGGCCATCATCCTCATGGTCGCGGTCTGGGCCCTGGTCATCTTCGGCTGA
- the gcvPB gene encoding aminomethyl-transferring glycine dehydrogenase subunit GcvPB, producing the protein MLIFEHSHTGRRAQAQAPLQATAADDLPAELLRREAPGLPEASELDVVRHYTRLSQKNFSIDTQFYPLGSCTMKYNPRACNSLAMLPQFLSRHPLADADTGQGFLASMYELQEMLKEVTGMAGVSLAPMAGAQGEFAGVAMIRAYHESRGDAERSEIIVPDAAHGTNPATATMCGYTVREIPTDRQGNVDLAALKAVVGPKTAGLMLTNPSTLGVFEKTIVAIQKIVHEAGGLTYYDGANLNAILGRVRPGDMGFDVIHMNLHKTFSTPHGGGGPGAGPVGVSARLKPFMPIPFVVEDKGFHRWAEEADCPQSIGRMSAFGGNMGVLMRAYVYARMLGREGMHRVADYAALNANYLAVELKKAGFELAFPERRASHEFIVTLKKLKDETGVSAMDFAKRLLDYGYHAPTTYFPLLVPECLLIEPTETESRETLDGFVAAMKAVKQEAEADAELVKSAPHTLPAKRLDDVKAARELDLAWKP; encoded by the coding sequence ATGCTGATTTTCGAACACTCCCACACGGGCCGCCGGGCCCAGGCCCAGGCCCCGCTACAGGCCACCGCCGCCGACGATCTGCCGGCCGAATTGCTGCGCCGGGAGGCGCCGGGTCTGCCCGAGGCCTCCGAGCTCGACGTGGTGCGCCACTACACCCGGCTCTCGCAGAAGAACTTCTCGATCGACACCCAGTTCTATCCGCTGGGCTCGTGCACCATGAAGTACAACCCGCGTGCCTGCAACAGCCTGGCCATGCTGCCGCAATTTCTCTCGCGCCACCCGCTGGCCGATGCCGACACCGGCCAGGGCTTCCTCGCCTCGATGTACGAGCTGCAGGAGATGCTGAAAGAGGTCACCGGCATGGCTGGCGTCTCGCTGGCGCCGATGGCTGGCGCCCAGGGCGAATTCGCCGGGGTGGCCATGATCCGCGCCTATCACGAGTCGCGCGGCGATGCCGAGCGCAGCGAGATCATCGTGCCCGATGCCGCCCATGGCACCAACCCGGCCACAGCCACCATGTGCGGCTATACCGTGCGCGAGATCCCGACCGACCGTCAGGGCAACGTCGATCTGGCGGCGCTCAAGGCCGTGGTCGGCCCCAAGACCGCCGGTCTCATGCTGACCAACCCGTCCACCCTGGGCGTGTTCGAGAAGACCATCGTCGCCATCCAGAAGATCGTGCACGAGGCCGGCGGCCTGACCTATTACGACGGCGCCAACCTCAACGCCATCCTGGGCCGGGTGCGCCCGGGCGACATGGGCTTCGACGTCATCCACATGAACCTGCACAAGACCTTCTCCACCCCGCACGGCGGCGGCGGTCCCGGTGCCGGCCCGGTCGGCGTCTCCGCGCGGCTGAAGCCGTTCATGCCCATCCCCTTCGTGGTCGAGGACAAGGGTTTCCACCGCTGGGCGGAAGAGGCCGACTGCCCGCAGAGCATCGGCCGCATGAGTGCCTTCGGCGGCAACATGGGCGTGCTGATGCGCGCCTACGTCTATGCCCGCATGTTGGGTCGCGAAGGCATGCACCGGGTGGCCGACTATGCCGCGCTCAACGCCAACTACCTGGCGGTCGAGCTGAAGAAGGCCGGCTTCGAGCTGGCCTTCCCCGAGCGCCGCGCCTCGCACGAGTTCATCGTCACCCTGAAGAAGCTCAAGGACGAGACCGGCGTCTCGGCCATGGACTTCGCCAAGCGCCTGCTCGACTACGGCTATCACGCGCCGACCACCTATTTCCCGCTGCTGGTGCCGGAGTGCCTGTTGATCGAGCCGACCGAGACCGAGAGCCGCGAGACCCTGGACGGTTTCGTCGCGGCGATGAAGGCGGTGAAGCAGGAGGCCGAGGCCGACGCCGAGCTGGTCAAGTCGGCGCCGCACACCTTGCCGGCCAAGCGGCTGGACGACGTCAAGGCGGCGCGCGAGCTGGACCTGGCCTGGAAACCGTGA